Proteins encoded by one window of Arachis hypogaea cultivar Tifrunner chromosome 1, arahy.Tifrunner.gnm2.J5K5, whole genome shotgun sequence:
- the LOC112716093 gene encoding cytosolic sulfotransferase 12-like yields MPQANNIMPKYLQESEVSQECKDLIATLPMEKGWLASHLHQYQGFWHITRQLQGVLSCQKHFNALNSDILIVTTPKSGTTWLKAWTFALLNRHKYPKMFQNHPLLTKNPHFLVPFLELDLYNDKDLVPNLNSIPSPRLFSTHLPYVSLPKSVIDSDCKIVYLCRDPKDAFISLWHFTNELKMEGTCANSLEDSLEKFCNGVSLCGPFWDHVLGYWKESLDQPKKIMLMRYEEMKKNPSFVLKELARFVGCPFSKEEEDEGVIDDILKLCSFKILSNLEVNKKGKLSSGEEHRAFFRCGKVGDFKNYLTIEMIEKLDMITEKKLGHYGFRF; encoded by the coding sequence ATGCCCCAAGCCAATAACATAATGCCTAAATACTTGCAAGAGAGTGAAGTGTCCCAAGAATGCAAGGATTTGATAGCAACCTTGCCAATGGAGAAAGGTTGGCTTGCAAGCCACTTACACCAATACCAAGGGTTTTGGCATATCACTAGGCAATTGCAAGGGGTATTGTCTTGCCAAAAACACTTCAATGCTCTTAACTCAGATATCCTCATTGTTACAACTCCAAAATCAGGTACCACTTGGCTTAAGGCATGGACATTTGCATTGCTTAACCGCCACAAATACCCTAAAATGTTCCAAAACCACCCTTTGCTCACTAAAAACCCTCATTTTCTTGTACCCTTTTTAGAGCTTGATTTATACAATGATAAGGATTTAGTACCTAATCTAAATTCAATCCCTTCACCAAGGCTTTTCTCCACACATCTTCCTTATGTTTCGTTGCCAAAATCAGTGATCGATTCAGATTGTAAAATAGTATATCTTTGTAGAGATCCTAAAGACGCATTCATCTCGTTGTGGCATTTCACGAACGAACTTAAAATGGAAGGTACATGTGCCAATTCACTTGAAGATTCATTGGAAAAATTTTGTAATGGGGTGAGCCTATGTGGACCCTTTTgggatcatgttttagggtattGGAAGGAAAGCTTGGATCAACCAAAGAAGATAATGTTGATGAGATatgaagagatgaagaagaacccTAGCTTTGTGTTGAAAGAGCTTGCTAGGTTTGTTGGGTGCCCCTTTTCAAAAGAGGAGGAAGATGAAGGTGTCATTGATGATATTTTGAAGCTATGTAGTTTCAAGATCTTGAGCAACTTGGAAGTGAATAAGAAAGGAAAGTTGTCAAGTGGTGAAGAACATAGGGCTTTCTTCCGATGTGGCAAAGTTGgagatttcaaaaattatctTACTATTGAGATGATTGAAAAACTTGATATGATTACCGAAAAGAAGCTAGGACATTATGGATTTAGATTCTAG